The DNA segment ttgggatatctggtcggcatggacgggttggaccaaagggtctgtttccttgctgtacacctctatgactcgacAGACTGCCCATTCTGAATACGAGCAGTCAATTCCTCTTCCCACAATATTGTGAAAtaaatcagtgtgtgtgtgtgtcaatttcATACGGGCTTTATTTATACTTGGACAATTCTCCGACAGCATCTTTAAAAACATCTTAAATAAACCCGTCTGGGTAGAATGACAAGAGCAGGAAAGGAGGCAAATTTCAGGGAAGTGTAAAAGTAATCGCGTCGTCATAGCTGGGGCTTTCAACTTCCCCGACATTAACTGTGGTCGTCATAGTGTGAAAGATTATCAGAATTTTTAACATAGATCCGGGACAGCTTTTGAAGCCGGTATGTAATAGTCTCAACAAGGAAGGGGAAGGTTgaagtgtcagtgagggagcgtTTTGCAGACGCTTATTATAACTCTTTCCCATTCAGGATTGTTATGGAAAAGGTCAAGGATGGGACTAAACTCCTAAACTTGTGTTGCAAATTATGaaggaagaaaatggaattttggcctaaATTGCCAGGTGTTGGAGTTTAAACATTGTGGGATCTTGTAAGAactgcacaggatattggtgaagccaTTCCTAATGTATTATGTACGGTGTCATCCTCTTATTTAAGAACAGATATGTTGGCATTGAATGCAGTACAAAAGAGATTTGTGAAACTGTTTCATGGGATGAAGAATTTGGCCTATCAATAATAGTTGGAGGAAGGGGATTTACTGAGGGGGAATACCAAAGCATTACACAGACTGGACCCAGTGTGTAGGTCCAGACTAGGTGGCAAGTTCCATTCGCTGATCGACACAGGTTTTATGACAACCCAGCAGCTTCTATGGTCACTTTCTCATCATGCACCATAAATCCTATGAATTACCACATTCATTACCAGCTGAATTTCACAGCcaacctggtgtttgtgtgggGCTCGCTCTCACTCTAATTGTTCTGTTTTCAATCAATTACACAGGGAAAGTGACATCAGTCATTATCCTAGGGTCTGATAGAGTCCCCCAATTTCTTGTAAACTGATTATCACCAGATTTTGAACATGGAAGGAGAAAGCTGTTCACAGTGTGGAGAAACCATGTTCTGTATGTGGACATGGTTTTAGACAACTATCTAGACTGACACAACACAAGCTTTCATTGCGGGAAGGGATTTATTTGGTTAACCACAGTGCTGACACACAAGCTGGTTCACACTGACCTTTTCAATGTCCAACCTGTGGGAAGTGCTTCAAATGTTCTGGGAAACTGATGAGATATCAATATGTTCACACTGCTGACAGACCGTTCAGGTGGTGTATGTGGGACTGGGTTCAGACCACTGGCTAATCTTAGCATATACTAGCGCATTTACACTGGACAGagaccattcatctgctctgagtgtgggaaggggttcactcATTTATCTCACTTGCTGACACACATGAGTTCATAAGTAACTGCTGGAGCTTTGGATTTTACTTTCAATAACAACCagcattgaacattttcaaacgGGGATTGTTTCTACTGGTTTTAATAACTCCAGCTCTGTCTTTAAATTTTGCATAAAAATCAAATCAGACAGCTTTGTGTTCAACATGCAGTATGTTTAATCTTCATCATATCTCACATACAAGCTTGTTCCCCTCCCACATGTATCCTCCATCCTCACCTACAACAACAAATGGGGGGGGGGAAGTTAGGTTGTGGTGGGTCATTGTCTCACTCATGGTGACAATCTGATCGGCTGCCCCTGCTGCTTCCCATGGGAATACTGTGTTCCTAAAGCTCACCTTTGTCTGAACCCAGAACCTGCATCTTTCTTTGGTTTCTCTCCTATATTCTGTTAAACCCAGTGTATCATGAAATGGTTGCCAgtcttttctctttatttctcttcacTTCTTGTTCGCTTTTTCACCCACTTAGCCCAACTCTGAACCTTTTGTATTCCTTATGGTTCTCAATTTGAACTTTCTCCTTGACAGCTCTTATCAATGcttttgataaatgcaaggtgctgcattttgggaaaacaaaccttagcaggacttatatactttatggtaaggccctagggagtgttgctgaacaaacagaccttggagtgcaggttcatagctccttgaaagtgaagtcgcaggtagattgggttgtgaagaaggcatttggtatgctttcctttattggtcagagtattgagttcaggagttgggaggtcatgttgcggctgtacaagtcattagttaggccactgttggaatattgcgtgcaattctggtctccttcctatcggaaagattagggtgagaggggaaagatataaaggagacctatggggcaacgttttcacacagagggtagtacatgtatggaatgaactgccagaggaagtggtggaggctggtacaatagtaacatttaagaggcatttggatggatacatgaataggaagggtttggagggatatgggccgggtgctggcaggtgggactagattgggttgggatatctggtcgacatggacgggttggactgaagggtctgtttccttgctgtacatctctatgcctctccTCTCCTCATAGGTAATATCTTCCAAACCATGCGACATCCTGGGAAACtgtttctgtaccatctccaaagccttACATCCTCATGGTGGTGTGGCaagcagaattgtacacaatattccaaatgtaaccTTGCTAAAGTTCTATCAAGCTGCAATGTGCCTTGTCAATGTTTATGtactgtgaccaatgaaggcgCGCCAACAATATCCAAACGAATTGCCATTTTCAGGAAACTGTAGACCTGAATGCCAAATCCCTCTCTATTATAATGCTTCCcaggattctgccatttactgtatatgtcTCTCCCTTATTAAAACtttcaaaatgcaccacctcacacttgtctgaattaaattccatctccatttctctgcccaagtttcCTGTCAATCCTGCTATATCGTCTAGCATTCCTCCTCAATATTCACAGCTCGTTCCAATCTTTGTGACATTCAAATACTTATTAATTGGGCCACcgacattctcctccaaatcattgacacaTAAATATGGAAACAACaggggtctcagcactgatcccgaCTGGTGCTACtgctcacagatctccagtcacagaAATGTCCGTGCACcgctactctctgccttctgtgacaaagccagttctgtatccatctcacAGTGTATTCTAAGTGGCTTCAACTTCTGCATCTGCCTGCCATGaggggccttgtcaaaggccttgctaaagtccatgtggacaacatgcATCATGGTTTCCTGTAGAGGACGTCATGGctcacaaatctgattgagttttcttgaggaagtgacaaagatgattggtaAGAACAGGGCGGTGGATGCACTCCACTGAAGCATTTGACAAGCTCCCTCATGATAGGCTGgttcagaagattaagtcacgATCGATCCATGGTGAGTTGCTGAACTGAATACAAACTTGGATTGGATTATAGAGGACAAAGGGtagttgtttttcttttaagattagagttcctacagtatggaaacaggcctttcggcccaactagtccacaccgacccctccatagagtaacccacccagactcatttccctctgaccaatgcacctaacactacgggcaatttagcatggccaatttacctgacctgcacatcttttggactgtgggaggaaaccggagcacccggaagacacccacgcagacacggggagaaggtgcaaactccacacagacagtcacccgaggctgggatgaaccctgggaccctggtgctgtgaggcagcagtgctaaccactgagccaccgtgccgccccacggtggtgggtgtttttctgactggcagTGACAGGGATGTTCCACAAGGTTTGTTTTAagtataaaagatttggatgaacgtgtaagtggtctgattaataagtttgctaaTGCCATGGAAAttagtggagttgaggatagtgaggaaggttgttgaACAATATATCAGGATATAGATCATACTCTCATAATACCTTATAGACAATGTCCCACAACACCACTATCACTATCCccggatatgtcctgtcccactgacgGGCAGATCGGCAGACGTGGTGGAACAGCGGGATGCAGCCGGGAGGGAGTTACtctgggagttctcaacattgaatGTGGACCCCATGATgtctcatggtttcaggttaaacatgggtatGAAACCTCCTGCAGATTATTCCGTAGCGTCCtgtctcagctgatgaatcaatcCTCCTTAAAGTTGAATaaaacttggaggaagcactcaggatggcaagggcacagaacatccactgggggatttcaatgtccaccaacaAGAGAGGCTCAGCAACAGTATGACTGACTGAGCTGTTCAGgacctaaaggacatagctgccagaCTGAATCTGTGGCAGTAAAGGAACCAACAAGAacacacttgacctcatccttacagGTTGTAGATAtatctgcccatgacagtattGATAAGAGTGGCCActgcatagtccttgtggagacgaagtcccaccttcacattgagaataccctccatcgtgttaTATGGCACTATCACCTTGCTACATGGAACAGACCTTGCAGAGATCTGGCGACTCAAGACTGGGTattcatgaggtgctgtgggccaacacctgcagcagaattgtactccagcccaatctgcaaactcatggcacggcatatccccactcaaccattaccatcaatccagGGGAGCAACCCTGGTTACGccactcactggaggaggagactccacaaatagcTCCATTCTCATTGACGGAGGAGCCCATTACATCAgttcaaaagataaggctgaagctttcgcagcaacCTTCAGCTAGTCGTGCTAAGTGGCTGATCTATCTCAGCATCCTTCAGTGTTTCAAGAATTAcacataccagtcttcagccagttcgattcactccatgtgctatcaagaaacagttgacgGCAAAAGCTtcaggtcctgacaacattccagtaaaacGACTGAAGGTGCACTCCTGAACTTCCTCTCCACCGGCCACACTCCTCCAgtctaattacaacatttatccAACAATGTGTAGcactgcccaggtatgtcctgtacacaaagcagaacaaatctaatccaaccaattaccgccccatcagtctgctgtcgatcatcagtaaagtgatgggaggggtcatcaacagtgctatcaagcagcagctgctcagcaataacctgctcagtgatgcccagtttgggttacgccagggtcactcagctcctgacctcattacagccttggttcaaaaatgaacaaaagagctgaattccaggcgAGAGGGGAGAGTGATAGCCCtttacatcaaggctgcattcgaccaagtgtggcatcaaggagccctaacaaaactggaatcaatgggtattcgGGACAACCACCCTGCTGGAGTCACACCCGGCACACAAGAAGATAGTGGTGGCTGTTGgtaggtcagtcatctctgctccaggacatctctggagtccctcagggtagaaTCCtgggcccaacaatcttcagctgcttcagcaataaCCTTccgtccatcataaggtcagaagtggggatgttctccGACGATTGCACaaaattcagcaccattcgtgactcctcagatactgaagcagtcgatGTTCACATGCAGCAAGATCtcgataatatccaggtttgagctaacaaatggcaagtaacatttgagcTACACAAAGCCAGTTTATGGCTGTCACCAataagacaatctaaccactgcctcttggCATTCAACTGTGTTACTATCACAAAATCCCACACtaccaacatcttgggggttaccagtGACTAAAAATGCAATTGGATTTGtcacattgtgggtcaatccacagcaggtggactgcagcaggtcaaaaACGCACCATGACTCAGTGGtaagcattactgcctcacattgccagggacccaggttcgatcccagcctcggacaactgactgtgtgcactttgcacattctcccagcgtctgtgtaggtttcctccaagtgttccagtttcctcccacgggccaaagatgtgcaggttaggaggactGGACATCCTAACTACCCATTGTGTACAGGGATATGTTGATTGGTggatgggaaatgtagggtttgagggatagggtagtgggatgtgtctgggtctgagtgggatgctcttcagagggttggtctggacaCGTTGGTCCGAATAGCCAGTTTCCACACTTTTGGAACTCTCTATATAAGGCACCTCACCACGACCTTCTCAAGTGTCACCcaggacaggaaataaatgcaggcccagccagcaacacccgcATCCCACagatgaacaaatatttttaaaaaatcaacattttttaaaatgacacaacCCAATTTCACTACATCCTTCATCCTGGTCCTATACAGATTATGATGCTGTCAATCTGTGCAATAGAGGGCAATGAAAGGAGCAATTGACCCTGGAAGCTTTGTTAGACAGAGTTTTTGGTGATTTCCTTTGTCAGCTTTGTTTGTAAATTGACAATTTTGTGTTTTCCCTTGCACAGGATGTGTTCCTCTCTCCAAACACAGACCTCAAATCCAGGATCACTGTTGTTGCTTTTAAAAAGGGGCATTGCAGTCCCAAAAATCAGCAACATATCCAAATTACCAAACTCTAGCCAGTTATAGGAGTGTTAACATCAATTGAAACAAATCTAATGTTGTCAGACTGTCAATCTTGGAAGTGATCAACAAcagcaataacagcagaatcCAATTCTTTCACAAGAAATGgaaatcactggctgggcctgaAGATGATGAAGAGTTTCCTCCTTGAACTTCAACAGTATACAGGTTATTGAGATTCACTTATGAACTCGCTTATGTGTCACTAGGTTGAAGGaccgagtgaatcccttcccacacacagagcagatgaatggcctctctccagtATGAACTCGCTGGTGAGCAAGGAGAGAGGATGAACACCTGAAACTCTTCCCACAGGAAGTGCAGTTGAATGGCTTCTCCTCTGTGTGAATTAGCTGGTGTGACTCGAGTGCGGAGGAAACTGTGAATCCCTTTCCACATGCAGAGCAAGTGAAGGGTTTCTCCCCcgtgtgaattcgctggtgtgCAGTCAGGGTGGATGACTGCCGGAAACCTTTCCCACAGGAAGTGCAGCTGAATGGCTTCTCTCCGGTGTGTACTCGTTGGTGTCTCAGCAAACTGGACGACTGAGTGAAGCCCTGCCCACACACAGAACAGGTGAATggcttttccccagagtgaactcgctggtgttcAACCAGGGCAGACGAATGTCGGAAACTTTTTCCACAGGTGGTGCAGCTGAATGGTTTCTGCTCAGTATGAACTCGCTGGTGTGATCGAAGGCCAGATGAATGAGGGAATCTCTTCCCACACACAGAACagttgaatggtttctccccagtgtgaacacgcTGGTGTATATTCAGATCAGATGAAGACATGAACCTCTTTGCACAGTAAGTGCAGCTGAaaggtctctcctcagtgtgaatccGCTGGTGTAACATGAGGCAGGATGTCTgcgtaaatcccttcccacactctggacaggtgaatggtctctcctcgGTGTGAATTCTCTGGTGAGACATGAGTTTGGTTGTCTGAgtaaatcctttcccacacacagaacaagtgaatggcttctctccagtgtgaactcgTCGGTGGATTTCCAACTGGGATGGATAATTGAACCCTTTACCACAGTCCtcacatttccacggtttctccatggtGACGGTGTCTTTGTATCTCTTCAGGATGGGTGATCAATTGAAGCCTTGACCACACTCTGAGCACAGTATCTCCCCACTGCCAATGGGGTGAATGTTTTCTCAATCTTCTTGACAAGTTGAAGTTCTTTCCACAGCAAATTCACCAGAATGCTCTCATTGGAATGTGCGATTGTGTAATGCTCTTTCCGCAGTCTACTCACTGGAATACAATCACTcagggggttgtgtgtgtgtttatcatTGGGTCCTCGTTGCTCACACAGATGTCTGAAATAATTTCCCACAGTCAGAACAAACATTTCCCTGTCCACACTCAGAGGCCGATAATACTCAGCTCCTGGTGAGTGGCATAAGTCAACCAGACATTGGCAGGAAATTTGGTTTGTGTTCAATATCTCCGAAGTCTTCTGTTCAAATATCCTGCAAAAGGAGTTGACAAAAGTAATCATTATCAGTGCCAGGATAGAAAatcagaagggaattccagattcgAAGGAACATTATTTTCGTAATTTCttcctcctcaagtctgtaatgTCCTGATTCCACATCTCTTCCTTCTTTGGACTGAAATCCGGATCTATCTGCCCATCTCTTTCCCCCATTCCCAGTTTTCTATCCTGCCTCTGGATTCATATCTGAATCTCCTGGCTGCAGACTGAGAATCAAAGCAGTGATTCTGATTAGAGTTTGGGGCTTCCAGCCTATTTTGTTCTATCCTCTCCCAGACTGACCCACCTCCAATATTTCCTTCCTGATCACACCCTCATGGATTCGACCGAAAGTCAGACACGCCTCTCCCTCACCAACATGGCGGCACGTTACGCAAGGTCAATGCCCGTCTTCAGCGAGGTGGCGGCCGGGTAACACTGTATGCCTATACCAAGATGGCGGCCGGTTACCCGGTGACAACTGCCCTCACCAAGAGGGCGGTCGCTCCGTTCTCACACCCGTCCACACGCACTGCGGCCTCAGGCCACCCCATGGAGTTTATAGCCTCCTCATGCCCCCCCGACTCCTTTTCCAGTTTACATCCCTACCTTGTCTCACATTCTTCTCCCGAGTGTAGGAGCCGAAACCGATCGCTCGGGCATATTCCCTTGCCCGCCGCCGGCTCCGTTCGTCTCCAACACGCACCGTCTCCGCCTCCGTCCCGCCCGACGTCACAGAGGATCCCGGCGTCATGACGTCAGCTTTAGTCCTATGAAGTCGCGGGCGCGGCTTAACGACAGGGCTGAACCGGACCCTCCTCCAACCAATCCGAGATAATGAGAGGCGGGGTGATGCTTTGGCCCACCCCCAAAGAGCCTGCCTTGTGTTTTGTCCCATAAGCCTGTTGGGAGATGTTGTTTCAAATATTTGGGACAGCTGGCAGTAATACCTAGTCCAGGGTCAGGGATATCAAAGGTAACCTAAAAAATGCTGTACCCTCACCGGTGGGGAATTAAATCCCAGTCTCCTGTGTGACAACCGACTGGAAGCCTGGGCTGAACAACACTGAAAATGACTCCAAAGGCATATGTGCAGCCTGTGTAGATGTTAGTTGTGCTCCCCTTTGCCAGGATGCAGGCTCTGGTGAGAGCAAAGAGCTATGCAGCCTGTGTGGACATCCTGTCTGGTAATGCAGCTGATTCGAgggtatgaagggcttttgcccgaaacgtcgattttgctgctccttggatgctgtgctcttccagcaccactaatccagaatctggtttacagcatctgcagtcattgtttttacctgattcGAGGGTAGTCAAGGGTGTGCAGATAGCATATCCTGCTAACGTGCGTTAGTCTGATGGCTGGAAGGAAGAGCCATCGGTGAAAAGTATCAAGTCGGGACGTGGGGTAACAACCTGCTGAATCACGTTTAAACAGTCATGGTCGTCTGCAGCATCGTGCTGGGTGGGCGGGAGTAG comes from the Chiloscyllium plagiosum isolate BGI_BamShark_2017 chromosome 45, ASM401019v2, whole genome shotgun sequence genome and includes:
- the LOC122543954 gene encoding zinc finger protein 271-like translates to MEKPWKCEDCGKGFQSLSTLEFHRRGHNRERPFTCSECGEGFPDMSALRKHQRAATGERPFTCSECGKKFREYFTLLSHQRAHAGKSPCTCLDCGKVFTQFSSLQTHQRVHTGERPFTCSECGKEFTQLSSLQRHQRIHTGEKPFKCSKCKKPFRDYSGLQKHQRVHTGERPYVCSECGKRFTQLSVLEIHRRVHTGEKPFTCSVCGKGFTQTTKLMSHQRIHTEERPFTCPECGKGFTQTSCLMLHQRIHTEERPFSCTYCAKRFMSSSDLNIHQRVHTGEKPFNCSVCGKRFPHSSGLRSHQRVHTEQKPFSCTTCGKSFRHSSALVEHQRVHSGEKPFTCSVCGQGFTQSSSLLRHQRVHTGEKPFSCTSCGKGFRQSSTLTAHQRIHTGEKPFTCSACGKGFTVSSALESHQLIHTEEKPFNCTSCGKSFRCSSSLLAHQRVHTGERPFICSVCGKGFTRSFNLVTHKRVHK